A single window of Tolypothrix sp. NIES-4075 DNA harbors:
- a CDS encoding glycosyltransferase family 4 protein yields the protein MRIALFTETFLPKVDGIVTRLSHTIDHLQRNGDSVMVIAPEGGITEYKGAKVYGVTGFPLPLYPELKMALPRPAIGYELEKFQPHVIHVVNPAVLGLAGIFHSKTHNIPLVASYHTHLPQYLHHYGLGMLEGFLWELLKAGHNQAALNLCTSTAMMDELTTHGIERVNLWQRGVDTELFHPDLASKEMRSRLSQNHPESHLLLYVGRLGAEKEIERIKPILEAIPAARLALVGDGPHRQALEKHFAGTNTNFVGYLTGRDLGSAFASADAFIFPSRTETLGLVLLEAMAAGCPVVAARSGGIPDIVTDGVNGYLFEPEADIQSAITATVRLLEQKQEREIIRQNARLEAERWGWASATRQLQDYYQKVLYSEYPKAA from the coding sequence ATGCGAATTGCCCTGTTTACCGAAACCTTTTTGCCCAAGGTTGACGGCATTGTGACGCGCTTAAGTCATACGATAGACCATTTACAGCGCAACGGCGACTCTGTAATGGTGATTGCCCCAGAGGGTGGAATTACTGAATATAAAGGAGCGAAAGTATACGGTGTAACTGGCTTTCCCTTGCCGCTGTATCCAGAGTTAAAAATGGCACTTCCTCGCCCAGCAATTGGCTACGAACTGGAAAAGTTTCAGCCGCATGTTATTCATGTGGTAAATCCGGCGGTTTTGGGATTGGCGGGGATATTTCATAGCAAAACACATAATATTCCCTTAGTAGCGTCTTATCATACGCACTTGCCGCAGTATCTTCACCATTACGGCTTGGGAATGTTAGAAGGTTTTTTATGGGAATTGCTGAAAGCGGGGCATAATCAAGCAGCGTTGAATTTGTGTACCTCTACAGCGATGATGGATGAATTGACGACACATGGTATAGAAAGGGTGAATTTGTGGCAAAGAGGAGTAGATACAGAATTATTTCATCCAGATTTAGCGAGTAAGGAAATGCGATCGCGTTTATCGCAAAATCACCCAGAGAGCCACCTGCTACTTTACGTAGGGCGTCTTGGTGCTGAAAAAGAAATTGAGCGCATCAAACCAATTTTAGAAGCAATTCCCGCAGCGCGTTTGGCATTGGTGGGAGATGGTCCCCACCGTCAAGCACTCGAAAAACACTTTGCTGGGACAAACACTAATTTTGTCGGTTATCTTACCGGCAGAGATTTGGGTTCTGCTTTTGCTAGCGCTGATGCTTTTATTTTTCCTTCCCGTACAGAAACGTTAGGATTAGTATTATTAGAGGCAATGGCTGCTGGGTGTCCGGTGGTAGCAGCTCGTTCTGGCGGAATTCCTGATATTGTTACAGATGGGGTGAATGGGTATCTTTTTGAACCAGAAGCTGATATCCAAAGCGCTATAACCGCTACTGTTCGCCTTCTAGAACAGAAACAAGAACGAGAAATCATCCGTCAAAACGCCCGACTTGAAGCAGAACGTTGGGGCTGGGCATCTGCCACACGCCAGCTACAAGATTACTATCAAAAGGTGCTCTACTCTGAATATCCCAAAGCTGCATAA
- a CDS encoding DUF4291 family protein has protein sequence MERRAIQLGLRGQILASYAKNWIVNIEHISEFVQQQRQNLKSDCAELITPRETVYSVIDIEIQQKLGLSIFTE, from the coding sequence TTGGAAAGACGCGCTATTCAGTTAGGGTTACGCGGTCAAATTTTAGCTAGTTACGCCAAAAATTGGATTGTCAACATTGAGCATATCTCTGAATTCGTGCAGCAGCAACGGCAAAACCTTAAAAGTGACTGTGCGGAATTGATTACGCCCCGCGAAACAGTTTACTCTGTGATTGATATCGAAATCCAACAAAAGCTGGGATTATCTATTTTTACTGAATAG
- a CDS encoding DUF4291 family protein codes for MQLATEAYLTQVSRLPQIGRHILAQYDDHSIVVYQAYRPEIGHFAATHNYFGGEFKLDRMSWIKTNFLWMMYRSGWGTKIGQEVVLAIWIQRKAFDEILFAAVHSSFEPKLYSSRSEWEKALKRSQVRLQWED; via the coding sequence ATGCAGCTTGCTACAGAAGCTTACTTAACTCAAGTAAGTCGGTTGCCTCAAATTGGTCGGCATATTCTAGCACAATATGACGACCATTCAATAGTTGTTTATCAAGCTTATCGTCCGGAAATTGGTCATTTTGCCGCGACTCATAATTATTTTGGGGGAGAATTTAAACTCGATCGCATGAGTTGGATCAAGACTAACTTTTTGTGGATGATGTATCGTTCTGGGTGGGGTACAAAAATCGGACAAGAAGTGGTATTAGCAATTTGGATTCAACGTAAAGCTTTTGATGAAATTTTATTTGCAGCGGTGCATTCTAGCTTTGAGCCAAAATTATACTCAAGTAGAAGCGAATGGGAAAAAGCCTTAAAGCGATCGCAAGTCCGCTTGCAATGGGAAGATTGA
- a CDS encoding NAD-dependent epimerase/dehydratase family protein: MKVLVIGGDGYCGWATALYLSNRGYEVGILDSLVRRHWDNELGVETLTPIAPIQHRIQRWHDLTDKSIDLFVGDITNYEFLNIALHKFQPQAIVHFGEQRSAPFSMIDREHAVVTQVNNVVGTLNLLYAMREDFPDCHLVKLGTMGEYGTPNIDIEEGYITIEHNGRKDTLPYPKQPGSMYHLSKVHDSHNIHFACRIWGLRATDLNQGVVYGVLTEETGMDEMLINRLDYDGVFGTALNRFCIQAAIAHPLTVYGKGGQTRGFLDIRDTVRCVELAIANPAQPGEFRVFNQFTELFSVGDLATMVKKAGNAMGLNVEINNIDNPRVEKEEHYFNAKNTKLLDLGLEPHYLSDSLLDSLLNFAVKYQNRVDNKQIMPKVSWHRNSKA, from the coding sequence ATGAAAGTCTTGGTTATTGGTGGTGATGGCTATTGCGGTTGGGCAACCGCACTTTACCTTTCCAATCGAGGTTATGAAGTTGGGATTTTAGATAGTTTGGTGCGGCGGCACTGGGATAATGAATTGGGTGTGGAAACTTTAACACCGATCGCACCAATTCAACACCGGATTCAGCGCTGGCATGATTTAACTGATAAATCCATCGACTTATTCGTTGGGGATATCACCAATTATGAATTTCTAAACATTGCGCTGCACAAATTTCAGCCTCAAGCAATTGTACATTTTGGCGAACAGCGATCGGCTCCGTTTTCTATGATTGACCGCGAACACGCAGTCGTCACACAAGTGAATAACGTAGTCGGCACTTTAAATTTGCTGTACGCTATGCGGGAAGATTTCCCAGACTGTCATCTGGTGAAGTTGGGAACGATGGGTGAATACGGTACACCCAATATTGACATAGAAGAAGGGTACATCACGATTGAACACAACGGGCGTAAAGATACTTTGCCCTATCCTAAACAGCCCGGTTCAATGTATCACTTAAGTAAAGTCCATGATAGCCATAACATACACTTTGCTTGTAGAATTTGGGGCTTAAGGGCAACAGATTTAAATCAAGGTGTAGTTTACGGTGTCTTAACCGAAGAAACGGGGATGGACGAAATGTTGATTAATCGCCTGGATTATGATGGAGTGTTTGGTACTGCATTAAATCGCTTTTGTATTCAAGCAGCGATCGCACATCCTTTGACTGTTTATGGCAAAGGTGGACAAACTCGCGGCTTTTTAGACATTCGCGATACAGTACGATGTGTGGAATTAGCGATCGCTAACCCAGCACAACCAGGAGAATTCCGCGTATTTAACCAATTTACCGAACTATTTAGCGTCGGTGACTTGGCAACAATGGTGAAAAAAGCTGGCAATGCGATGGGATTAAATGTGGAAATCAATAACATCGATAATCCCAGAGTCGAAAAAGAAGAACATTACTTCAACGCTAAAAACACCAAACTGTTAGATTTGGGTTTAGAACCCCACTATCTCTCAGATTCTTTACTTGATTCTCTGTTAAACTTTGCCGTCAAGTACCAAAACCGAGTTGACAACAAGCAAATCATGCCGAAAGTCTCTTGGCATCGCAACAGCAAAGCGTGA
- the ycf46 gene encoding stress-responsive protein Ycf46 yields MKEELNILIQAQYPLIYLVTSEEERAEQSISTIAQTLKPLRRVYVWTVTHGIVEYGQPRNVTQHNTVSPEAAIEWIIRQREPGIFILKDLHPFIDAPATTRSLRDAIASFKGMQKNIILMSPMQNVPIELEKEVVVIDFQLPDMAELNKVLTHHIDQNRGRRLSTEAREKLLRAALGLTKDEAEKVYRKAQVTIGRLTEDEVDIVLSEKKQLIRRNGILEYIEEDATIDAVGGLEELKKWLKQRSNAFTERAREYGLPQPKGMLILGVPGCGKSLIAKTTSRLWGLPLLRLDMGRVYDGSMVGRSEANLRNALKTAESISPAILFIDELDKSFAGSGGSGDSDGGTSSRIFGSFLTWMQEKKSPVFVMATANRVERLPGEFLRKGRFDEIFFVDLPTPEERQDIYNIHLTKRREDITRFDLEQLAKMSDGFSGAEIEQAIVAAMYEAFAQEREFTQLDIIAALKATLPLSRTMQEQVTALRDWARQRARPAASSVAEYQRMEF; encoded by the coding sequence ATGAAAGAAGAGCTAAATATCCTCATTCAAGCTCAATACCCTTTAATCTACCTTGTGACCTCCGAGGAAGAGCGGGCAGAGCAATCAATATCCACAATCGCCCAAACGTTAAAACCTCTGCGGCGAGTGTATGTGTGGACAGTAACTCACGGCATCGTGGAGTATGGACAACCCCGGAATGTGACTCAGCATAACACCGTTTCTCCGGAAGCGGCGATTGAGTGGATAATCCGGCAAAGAGAACCAGGTATATTTATTCTTAAAGATTTACATCCGTTTATTGATGCGCCAGCGACAACAAGATCGTTAAGAGATGCGATCGCCAGCTTTAAAGGAATGCAGAAAAACATCATTTTGATGTCGCCAATGCAGAATGTTCCTATAGAACTGGAAAAAGAAGTTGTTGTTATAGACTTTCAGTTGCCAGATATGGCTGAGTTAAATAAAGTATTAACTCACCATATAGACCAAAATCGTGGACGGCGGTTGTCAACAGAAGCGCGAGAAAAGCTTCTTAGAGCCGCTTTAGGTTTAACTAAAGATGAAGCCGAAAAAGTCTACCGAAAGGCACAGGTAACTATCGGGCGTTTGACGGAAGATGAAGTAGATATAGTTTTATCTGAGAAAAAGCAACTAATTCGGCGCAATGGTATATTAGAATACATAGAGGAAGATGCAACCATTGACGCTGTAGGCGGCTTAGAAGAGTTAAAGAAATGGCTCAAGCAACGCTCTAATGCTTTCACAGAAAGAGCAAGAGAGTATGGTTTGCCTCAACCGAAAGGAATGTTAATTTTGGGAGTTCCCGGTTGTGGTAAGTCGTTGATAGCTAAAACAACTTCTCGGCTGTGGGGTTTACCCTTGTTGCGCTTGGATATGGGGCGAGTTTACGACGGCTCAATGGTGGGTCGAAGTGAAGCCAACCTACGTAACGCCTTAAAGACAGCAGAATCGATTTCTCCAGCAATTCTATTTATCGATGAGTTAGATAAATCCTTCGCTGGTAGTGGTGGTTCTGGTGATTCCGATGGCGGTACTTCCAGCCGGATCTTCGGTTCTTTCCTGACTTGGATGCAAGAGAAAAAATCCCCAGTATTTGTGATGGCAACTGCAAACAGAGTTGAACGCTTGCCTGGAGAATTTTTGAGGAAAGGACGCTTTGATGAGATTTTCTTTGTCGATCTGCCTACACCTGAAGAACGGCAAGATATATACAACATTCACCTAACGAAACGCCGGGAAGACATAACTCGATTTGACTTGGAACAACTAGCCAAGATGTCCGACGGCTTTTCGGGAGCAGAAATTGAACAAGCGATCGTTGCGGCAATGTACGAAGCTTTTGCCCAAGAACGCGAGTTCACCCAGTTAGATATTATTGCTGCACTCAAGGCAACACTGCCGCTGTCTCGAACGATGCAAGAACAAGTCACAGCCCTGAGGGACTGGGCTAGACAGCGTGCAAGACCCGCAGCATCCTCTGTCGCTGAATATCAGCGAATGGAGTTCTAA
- a CDS encoding DUF1257 domain-containing protein codes for MSHFSTLRTKITDAEILKASLRDLGISTKTEADVRGYNGQRVRSDIVAVLEGEYDLGWSRNSDGSFDLIADLWGVAKKHNQTELINSINQKYAVNKTLAEVKQRGLQNANVKLVLQ; via the coding sequence ATGTCTCATTTTAGCACTCTCCGTACCAAAATCACCGACGCTGAAATCCTCAAAGCTTCCCTGCGTGACCTAGGTATCAGCACAAAGACAGAAGCTGATGTTCGTGGTTACAACGGTCAACGTGTTCGTTCTGACATCGTTGCCGTGTTGGAAGGCGAATATGATTTAGGTTGGTCTCGCAACAGCGACGGTTCCTTTGACCTAATTGCTGACCTGTGGGGCGTTGCTAAGAAGCACAATCAGACCGAGTTGATCAACTCGATCAACCAAAAGTATGCCGTTAACAAAACATTGGCTGAAGTGAAACAGCGCGGTCTGCAAAATGCCAACGTTAAGTTGGTATTGCAATAA
- a CDS encoding DUF6745 domain-containing protein: MTECGWTFLFQDFCFLCNRPCHILLDDRNRLHAEHQPAIRFTDGFSIFVQHGESDNVQYFA, translated from the coding sequence GTGACTGAATGTGGATGGACATTTTTATTTCAAGATTTTTGTTTTCTTTGTAATCGCCCATGCCATATATTACTTGACGATCGCAATCGACTTCATGCAGAACATCAACCCGCTATCCGATTTACTGATGGATTCAGCATATTTGTTCAGCACGGAGAGAGTGATAATGTCCAATACTTTGCTTGA
- a CDS encoding type II toxin-antitoxin system VapC family toxin, translating into MTVILDTSFLFALVNQSDRNHDRVLGVAQRIDEPLLLPIVVLPEVCYLIASRLGHQAMRQFLANLVASSTQLEPLTATDLERVNQILEQYADSQLDFVDAVIVTIAERAGITRVLTLDRRDFSLVRPRHCDYFELLP; encoded by the coding sequence ATGACCGTCATACTTGACACCAGCTTTCTGTTTGCACTGGTAAATCAAAGCGATCGCAATCATGATCGTGTTCTGGGTGTTGCACAAAGGATAGATGAACCACTGCTGCTTCCCATCGTTGTCCTTCCTGAAGTCTGCTATTTGATTGCATCAAGGTTAGGGCATCAAGCAATGCGTCAATTTCTGGCTAATCTGGTTGCTAGCAGCACTCAACTAGAGCCGCTCACGGCTACAGATTTGGAACGAGTCAATCAGATTTTAGAGCAGTACGCTGATAGTCAACTCGACTTTGTAGATGCTGTGATAGTTACGATTGCAGAGAGAGCAGGCATTACTCGTGTTCTCACTCTAGATCGCCGTGATTTTTCTCTTGTGCGTCCAAGGCATTGTGATTACTTTGAGTTACTGCCTTAA
- a CDS encoding DUF2281 domain-containing protein — translation MNTSTTKRQQIIELINTLPEESLSELISFVNYLRYKSTEKHPKEPSVNFLLSVAGLGTSIEENVSERDEEILSSEVDPIRGWSLHSDEQV, via the coding sequence ATGAATACTTCAACTACGAAGCGGCAGCAAATTATTGAGCTGATTAACACTTTGCCAGAAGAGTCTCTCTCTGAGCTTATCAGTTTTGTTAATTATCTCCGCTATAAATCAACTGAAAAGCATCCAAAAGAACCTAGTGTAAACTTCTTGCTTTCAGTTGCAGGGCTAGGAACTTCAATCGAAGAAAATGTTTCAGAGCGAGATGAGGAGATTCTTAGCAGTGAAGTTGATCCTATTCGGGGTTGGAGTCTCCATTCAGATGAGCAAGTATGA
- a CDS encoding class I SAM-dependent methyltransferase — translation MPLKPNQRIKLDDTDDKLFYDYPRFVTHVDEGFIQQLTDLYRQRLKPDMRIFDMMSSWVSHLPEEMQFAHVEGHGLNAEELARNPRLDHYFVQDLNANPQLPLKDEDFDAVLNCVSVQYLQYPEAVFSEIHRILKPGGIAIFSFSNRMFYQKAIQAWREGSEGSRVELVKSYFSSVPGFTTPEVITRQSTVPNILQWLGAGGGDPFYAVIASRS, via the coding sequence ATGCCACTAAAACCAAATCAACGCATCAAGCTAGATGATACAGACGACAAGCTGTTTTACGACTATCCCCGCTTCGTCACTCATGTGGACGAAGGTTTTATTCAACAGCTAACCGATTTATATCGTCAGCGACTAAAACCGGATATGCGTATCTTTGATATGATGAGCAGTTGGGTATCTCATCTGCCAGAAGAGATGCAGTTTGCCCATGTTGAAGGGCACGGACTCAACGCTGAAGAACTTGCACGTAATCCGCGCCTAGATCATTACTTTGTGCAAGACCTCAACGCTAATCCTCAGTTGCCCTTGAAGGATGAAGATTTTGATGCTGTACTCAATTGCGTTTCCGTACAGTATTTGCAATATCCAGAGGCTGTATTTTCAGAAATTCACCGCATCCTCAAACCTGGTGGTATCGCTATCTTCAGCTTTTCTAATCGGATGTTTTATCAAAAAGCGATTCAAGCTTGGCGAGAGGGTTCAGAAGGAAGTCGAGTTGAATTAGTCAAAAGCTATTTTTCCTCGGTTCCTGGATTTACTACTCCAGAAGTAATTACCCGTCAATCAACAGTTCCAAATATCTTGCAATGGTTGGGTGCGGGCGGAGGAGATCCGTTTTATGCTGTTATAGCTTCCCGGAGTTAA
- a CDS encoding ArnT family glycosyltransferase, producing MKYQIKNFYLLWQRIHLWGGFPYISLLVLILPLLLFSSGNNSLMAHDEGLYAWRSRVMFESGDWINPWSEPHHKTPGPYWIIASSYKLFGISNASVRLPTMIAGILSILLLYEIGKIILGKKLAWLAAAILSVEFLWLQYCRLGTPDVPMICLVLLAIWSFLKAELHRKYRSFYSFIAGLSFGLGFLVRSFMIFLPIVALLPYLIREHRRHRHLSNPMFYSGFVVGLIPTLSWIWLSSQRFGNNSFEELFRFVFRLGSNDRGDHGILFYLWNVPAKAFPWFFFAVLGLVLLVRRPIPRYQLILVGFPLVLFAELSIFSTRLPHYSLALYPFIAMLASVGLDWLGGIFSKRIWRQGDFLEAGSREQGAGGRGSLSPHLPHLPYLPPLPHSDTPPLYFEIPRNLSYAFGGLGILLVLGGIVGFAVGGAEIRKYASIVLALGLGWLILPLVWIGRYRFGQKFITARYWMAGWLIPAWLALAVAGFNGFIGDYNPDVRAFLTQRAIASILQTNPINFVQVGGKTGVLLNFYTPHHGKQVQQVSELSAGSYAWISAKQAVSTPHRVLGTVQDYQLIQLGNR from the coding sequence ATGAAATATCAAATAAAGAATTTTTATTTACTTTGGCAACGAATTCATCTTTGGGGAGGATTTCCTTATATCAGTTTGTTGGTATTGATACTGCCATTGTTGCTATTTAGTTCTGGAAATAATAGCTTGATGGCTCATGATGAAGGACTTTATGCTTGGCGATCGCGTGTTATGTTTGAGTCTGGCGATTGGATAAATCCTTGGTCAGAACCCCATCATAAAACACCAGGTCCCTATTGGATAATTGCCAGTTCCTACAAGCTATTTGGCATCTCTAATGCTAGTGTCAGACTTCCCACCATGATTGCTGGCATCTTGAGCATACTGCTTCTCTATGAAATCGGTAAAATTATACTTGGGAAAAAACTTGCATGGCTAGCCGCCGCAATTTTGAGCGTAGAATTTCTCTGGTTACAATATTGTCGATTAGGTACACCTGATGTACCAATGATTTGTTTGGTACTTTTAGCTATTTGGTCTTTTCTCAAAGCGGAATTACATCGCAAATATCGCTCTTTTTATAGCTTTATTGCCGGTTTGAGTTTCGGTTTAGGCTTTCTAGTCAGAAGCTTTATGATTTTCTTGCCAATTGTAGCTTTATTACCTTATCTTATTCGAGAGCATCGCCGTCATCGTCATCTTAGCAACCCGATGTTTTATTCAGGGTTTGTAGTCGGTTTAATTCCTACCTTGAGTTGGATTTGGTTAAGTTCGCAGCGTTTTGGTAATAATAGTTTTGAAGAATTATTCCGCTTTGTCTTCCGCTTGGGGTCGAATGATAGAGGCGATCATGGAATACTATTTTATCTGTGGAATGTCCCCGCCAAAGCTTTTCCTTGGTTTTTCTTTGCTGTTTTAGGTTTAGTCTTATTAGTGCGTCGTCCGATTCCTCGTTACCAACTGATATTAGTTGGCTTTCCCCTAGTTTTGTTTGCTGAACTTAGTATTTTCTCTACTCGTCTACCTCATTATAGTCTTGCTCTTTATCCCTTTATCGCAATGCTAGCATCTGTAGGGTTAGACTGGCTTGGCGGAATTTTTAGCAAACGGATTTGGAGACAAGGGGACTTCTTGGAGGCAGGGAGCAGGGAGCAGGGAGCAGGGGGCAGGGGGAGTTTATCTCCTCATCTCCCTCATCTTCCCTATCTTCCCCCCCTCCCCCACTCGGACACTCCCCCCCTCTATTTTGAGATTCCGCGTAATCTCAGCTATGCTTTTGGTGGATTGGGTATTTTACTCGTGCTAGGTGGTATAGTTGGTTTTGCTGTGGGTGGCGCGGAAATTCGCAAGTATGCAAGTATTGTCTTGGCTTTGGGGTTGGGTTGGTTAATTTTGCCTTTAGTGTGGATCGGTCGTTATCGCTTTGGTCAAAAGTTTATCACGGCGCGTTACTGGATGGCGGGGTGGTTGATTCCGGCTTGGTTGGCTTTGGCTGTGGCTGGTTTTAATGGCTTTATCGGCGATTACAATCCTGATGTTAGAGCTTTTTTGACCCAAAGAGCGATCGCCTCAATTCTCCAAACTAATCCTATCAACTTTGTCCAAGTAGGTGGCAAAACTGGTGTACTCCTCAATTTCTACACTCCTCACCACGGTAAGCAAGTACAACAAGTCTCTGAACTAAGTGCCGGCAGCTACGCTTGGATATCTGCTAAACAAGCGGTATCTACTCCTCATCGCGTTCTCGGTACTGTACAAGATTACCAGTTAATTCAATTGGGTAATCGGTAA
- a CDS encoding MarR family winged helix-turn-helix transcriptional regulator — MISTSKNLQAVDSWQQVLAPYNVGYRVKLLSQLLTRKFTERLEPFGLTPFHWLVLCCLWQEDGLPTSCIGEKLQQVGGTLTGVLDRMEERGLIRRERDLSDRRIWRIWLTDAGSQLETVLPPIAADLREEAMCGISHSDREKFSQLLNRAIANLS; from the coding sequence ATGATTTCTACATCTAAGAATTTACAAGCTGTGGACTCTTGGCAACAAGTTCTGGCACCATATAATGTTGGCTACAGAGTTAAATTACTATCACAACTTCTCACCCGCAAGTTTACCGAGCGGTTAGAACCCTTTGGACTAACGCCATTTCACTGGTTGGTTTTATGCTGTTTGTGGCAAGAAGACGGTTTACCTACTTCCTGCATTGGCGAAAAATTGCAACAAGTGGGAGGCACGTTAACGGGAGTACTCGATCGCATGGAAGAACGCGGCTTAATTCGTCGAGAACGCGATTTGTCCGATCGCCGCATTTGGCGCATTTGGCTGACAGATGCAGGATCGCAACTGGAAACGGTCTTACCTCCAATTGCAGCCGACTTGCGTGAAGAAGCGATGTGTGGCATTTCCCACTCTGATCGCGAGAAGTTTTCTCAACTTCTCAATCGAGCGATCGCTAATCTGTCTTAA
- a CDS encoding HlyD family secretion protein, with protein MERSNTTLNERNGHSSAVLDKELIVDLETLEARTIEKSVPADAPVETPVDKENTQPETVKEDQKKAAPKRKKPIALILAALGVGAIAAGGFGYRYWEYASTHQETDNATVAGHINQVSSKIPGTVSQVLVNDNQLVQQGQLLVKLDPQDYQNKVQQAQAALSAAQRQAQAAEANIALASQTTSAKTNQAQGDVNAANAAISTAKAAVQEAQAGIPAAQADVRLAEAGIPAAQAQVAQTDATLQRAQADYNRYKTLFQQGAIARQQLDTARAAYDVAVAQKTAAVQGVQQAQARLASAKVGVAKAQSQLAQAQEGVTSAQAKLAASKGGLQQATAGGQQTAVNRGQYEAAKASISQAEAALKDAQLQLSYTNITAPAAGRVGRKNVEVGNRVQVGTPMMAIVNNENWVVANFKETQLEKMKPGEPVEIKLDSFPHHTFKGRVDSISPASGAQFALLPPDNATGNFTKIVQRIPVKVVFDQQSIKGYEASITPGMSAEVAVEVK; from the coding sequence ATGGAACGCAGCAATACAACTTTAAATGAACGTAACGGACACTCTTCAGCAGTTTTAGACAAAGAGCTAATTGTGGACTTAGAAACATTGGAAGCTCGTACCATAGAGAAATCTGTACCAGCCGATGCGCCAGTCGAAACGCCAGTAGATAAGGAAAATACTCAGCCAGAGACGGTAAAAGAAGACCAAAAGAAGGCTGCACCGAAGCGGAAAAAACCGATCGCTTTAATATTGGCAGCATTGGGAGTAGGTGCGATCGCCGCAGGTGGATTTGGTTATCGCTACTGGGAATACGCTTCTACCCATCAAGAAACAGACAACGCTACAGTAGCCGGACACATTAACCAAGTTAGCAGCAAGATTCCGGGAACCGTTAGCCAAGTGTTGGTAAACGATAACCAACTAGTACAACAGGGACAGTTGCTAGTAAAACTCGATCCGCAAGACTATCAAAATAAAGTGCAGCAAGCACAAGCAGCACTTTCAGCCGCACAGCGTCAAGCACAAGCAGCCGAAGCGAATATTGCTTTAGCCTCACAAACTACATCTGCGAAAACAAATCAAGCACAAGGCGATGTTAACGCTGCTAATGCAGCGATTTCCACGGCAAAAGCAGCAGTACAAGAAGCACAAGCTGGAATACCAGCCGCGCAAGCTGATGTGAGATTAGCTGAAGCGGGAATTCCCGCAGCACAAGCGCAAGTAGCCCAAACTGATGCTACCTTACAAAGAGCGCAAGCTGATTACAACCGTTACAAGACTTTGTTTCAACAAGGTGCGATCGCTCGCCAACAACTTGACACAGCCAGAGCAGCTTATGATGTAGCTGTAGCGCAAAAAACTGCTGCCGTTCAGGGAGTACAACAAGCACAAGCGCGGTTAGCTTCTGCCAAAGTTGGCGTAGCCAAAGCGCAGTCTCAATTAGCACAAGCGCAAGAAGGCGTAACCAGCGCCCAAGCGAAACTTGCAGCATCCAAAGGAGGACTGCAACAAGCTACCGCCGGCGGACAGCAAACAGCGGTGAATCGCGGACAATACGAAGCGGCAAAAGCATCAATTTCCCAAGCGGAAGCTGCATTAAAAGACGCGCAATTGCAATTATCTTACACCAACATTACCGCACCGGCAGCCGGACGTGTGGGTAGGAAAAACGTTGAAGTTGGTAATCGCGTGCAAGTAGGAACACCGATGATGGCGATCGTCAATAACGAAAACTGGGTAGTTGCCAACTTCAAAGAAACCCAGTTGGAAAAAATGAAGCCAGGAGAACCAGTAGAAATCAAGCTGGATTCATTCCCCCACCATACCTTTAAAGGTCGTGTTGACAGTATTTCGCCAGCTTCCGGCGCTCAGTTTGCCTTATTGCCACCGGATAACGCTACAGGTAACTTTACCAAAATTGTGCAACGCATTCCTGTGAAAGTTGTTTTTGACCAACAAAGCATCAAAGGTTACGAAGCAAGCATTACACCTGGGATGTCTGCGGAAGTTGCTGTCGAAGTCAAGTAA